The Megachile rotundata isolate GNS110a chromosome 8, iyMegRotu1, whole genome shotgun sequence genome has a segment encoding these proteins:
- the L gene encoding zinc finger protein Lobe isoform X2, translated as MRSKGVCRERYLHGDEEWDEGNEPNVLELTEQDNETTGIKQDEEEEEEEEELQRAFGRHSEEFLPERRPSSVQGADLENQNSLDSGKIQAHKEPSQDDQHKSKEVLGTGSSSWQSEDAGANSRRGGETPSSCATPTSVSFPSEPEVDADVAANADGNNANAPYPCQFCDRTFPRLSYLKKHEQSHGDQMPYRCSWCARLFKHKRSRDRHVKLHTGDRRYRCTHCEAAFSRSDHLKIHMKTHDTQKPYQCTACSRGYNTAAALTSHMQSHKKHHQSQGTKKLQPQEADHGRRSVSSHSTSSPPVASSPSPSLNLAPNPKSGLKSSQGSCSTTPILTSPLKLACMYCTRDSFSCMQQLQMHVHTMHRAILNGESVATVSPSGNGSGEQLVGYHRADKSSSERLEGSGTSADHERKRGTTEKEQYENGPFACNRCTIKFSALASLRDHLLSIHGIDQYGSAALMMCPLCGIPCTSAAAYAEHYVLRHCENRRPLEARDYPETELNGGYDSNTGRSQKRREQTPTEPADLTNKHATETSYTAGTLLCGQCGAALKDFESFREHLARHLQADHRNDLRQHPCPKCDATFQDKEDMLVHLTNHYLGQVSKEYACGACNNLYPHPDLLQRHLLDSHAHHLYRCALCRDTFDTRVAIQVHFAVKHSQECRVYRCNACSTVPDLDNSPGNTTGEGKSFFRSESEMANHVRTVHAPATLSAGSPLATSPASTPGITAAAASSGPRCVFCGIFCGSELELQLHLASHSASLYRCPVCREGFAVEFLLDRHIAQAHRSGDHRATTRTASRENGRIGRSSRLQEESKSQKRGRSPASSNNNLPNQRDNNNKRANYVGPASQQCDLCERGEFANDAELQAHKKVAHSPAGKLQNKSLSNLSMSCAYCGEACRSRTELESHTRIQHASNEPGGRHKCNICDEVCPSGASLAEHKLQKHCKIRLSDSCVVCRGCLTSESQFLEHVQRHSLENVDPQQRHDASLPHLPAACVVCRQTLITDLECRLHARHHLRGSAGSRSLGSSPNPSQKPIQNPIQNPSCCLCLRDYHVDELVSLPPSHVTGGGQSLRVCKSCYVRHSQGLPILNSPYEPTRLKWSSSSKEPPRGGEGSRDKWETDRRNNTEDKTDRTNDGIRCDECGLKFEDSEQAEKHKMLEHDKIGAASNTYTCIQCQMSFSTEAKIQQHVRKDHLESSGKTSVDALRCHLCLFEASSPLQLQSHLIEHTFAGCAALSCYICQSLFTAPIGLQNHMLQEHGLGARPYDCSKCLLKFFFRAELDHHALTFHRPGDATETLQNANETKRDAAATDAVAVDQQNCKEEMITVKEELLAEAAEEDEEEINVEEQAEQDASGTFKRSDADQKFKTEIESVDSVQEKIHS; from the exons ATGCGATCGAAGGGTGTTTGCCGGGAACGTTACCTTCACG GAGACGAAGAGTGGGACGAGGGAAACGAGCCGAATGTCCTGGAGCTAACCGAACAGGATAACGAGACCACGGGAATTAAGC AGgatgaagaagaggaagaggaagaggaggaaCTGCAACGCGCGTTCGGTCGTCATTCCGAGG aatttttgccCGAAAGAAGACCATCGTCGGTTCAAGGGGCGGATTTGGAGAACCAAAACAGTCTCGACAGCG GGAAAATCCAGGCTCACAAGGAACCTTCCCAAGACGATCAACACAAATCAAAAG AAGTGTTGGGGACCGGCAGTTCGTCGTGGCAAAGCGAGGATGCCGGAGCGAACTCGCGACGCGGAGGAGAGACGCCGTCGTCTTGCGCGACACCAACGTCGGTCAGCTTTCCGTCGGAGCCCGAAGTCGACGCCGACGTCGCCGCGAACGCCGATGGAAACAACGCGAACGCGCCTTATCCTTGTCAGTTTTGCGATCGCACCTTTCCACGACTAAGTTACTTGAAAAAACACGAACAG AGTCACGGCGATCAGATGCCTTACAGATGCAGTTGGTGCGCCAGACTGTTCAAGCATAAACGCAGCAGAGATCGACACGTGAAACTTCATACCGGCGACCGAAGATATCGATGCACGCACTGCGAAGCTGCTTTCTCCAGGAG CGATCACCTCAAGATCCACATGAAAACGCACGATACCCAGAAGCCCTACCAGTGTACGGCCTGTTCGAGAGGTTACAATACAGCGGCAGCCTTGACATCCCATATGCAATCGCACAAGAAGCATCATCAGTCCCAGGGAACGAAGAAATTGCAACCGCAAGAGGCGGATCACGGACGAAGGAGCGTCTCCTCGCACAGTACGTCCTCGCCTCCGGTAGCGAGTTCTCCGTCGCCGTCCTTGAACCTTGCTCCGAATCCAAAGTCCGGATTGAAAAGCTCTCAGGGTAGCTGCTCGACCACCCCGATCTTAACCTCTCCTCTCAAGTTGGCCTGCATGTACTGTACCAGAGACTCGTTCAGCTGCATGCAGCAGCTTCAGATGCACGTGCACACGATGCATCGCGCGATCCTGAACGGCGAGAGCGTCGCGACCGTTTCCCCGTCGGGCAACGGAAGCGGCGAGCAACTGGTCGGTTATCACCGCGCGGACAAATCGTCCTCGGAGCGGCTCGAGGGATCCGGCACGTCCGCGGATCACGAAAGAAAGCGCGGCACGACGGAGAAGGAGCAGTACGAAAACGGTCCGTTCGCGTGCAATCGATGCACGATCAAGTTTTCCGCGTTGGCCTCGTTAAGGGATCATCTCCTCTCCATACACGGAATCGACCAATACGGCTCGGCTGCGTTGATGATGTGCCCGTTGTGCGGCATCCCGTGCACCTCCGCGGCCGCGTACGCGGAACACTACGTTCTGCGACACTGCGAAAATCGACGACCGTTGGAGGCTCGCGATTACCCGGAGACCGAGTTGAACGGCGGCTACGACTCGAACACCGGCAGGAGTCAGAAGCGCAGAGAACAAACACCGACCGAGCCGGCCGATCTGACCAACAAACACGCGACCGAGACCAGTTACACGGCTGGAACTCTGCTTTGCGGTCAGTGCGGCGCGGCTCTCAAGGACTTCGAGTCGTTCAGGGAACACCTGGCCAGACATCTCCAAGCCGATCACCGAAACGACCTCAGGCAGCATCCTTGCCCAAAGTGCGACGCCACTTTTCAGGACAAGGAGGACATGCTGGTCCATCTGACCAACCATTACCTAGGCCAGGTCAGCAAGGAGTACGCCTGCGGCGCCTGCAACAACCTCTATCCTCATCCCGATCTTCTGCAGAGACATCTGCTCGACAGCCACGCTCATCATCTCTACAGATGCGCCCTGTGCAGGGACACCTTCGACACCAGGGTTGCGATACAGGTTCACTTCGCGGTGAAACACAGTCAGGAGTGCCGAGTCTATCGGTGCAACGCCTGTTCGACCGTTCCCGACCTAGACAATTCGCCCGGAAACACGACCGGGGAGGGAAAGAGTTTCTTCAGAAGCGAATCCGAGATGGCCAACCACGTGAGAACCGTTCACGCGCCGGCCACGCTCTCCGCCGGCAGTCCTCTCGCTACCAGTCCAGCTTCGACTCCTGGAATCACCGCCGCTGCCGCCTCCTCGGGACCCAGATGCGTTTTCTGCGGGATTTTCTGCGGATCCGAACTCGAGCTCCAACTTCACTTGGCCAGCCATTCCGCTAGCCTCTACAGATGTCCAGTCTGCAGAGAGGGTTTCGCGGTCGAGTTCTTGCTCGACAGGCACATCGCCCAGGCGCATCGTTCCGGCGATCATCGAGCCACGACGAGGACCGCGTCCAGGGAAAACGGACGAATCGGCAGAAGCTCGAGATTGCAGGAAGAG AGTAAATCGCAGAAAAGAGGTCGTTCCCCGGCATCGAGCAACAACAACCTTCCGAACCAACGCGACAATAACAACAAACGCGCCAACTACGTCGGGCCAGCCTCCCAGCAGTGCGATCTATGCGAGAGAGGAGAGTTCGCGAACGATGCGGAACTTCAGGCTCACAAAAAGGTCGCTCACAGCCCTGCTGGGAAACTGCAGAACAAATCGTTGTCGAATCTCAGCATGAGCTGCGCCTATTGCGGAGAGGCGTGCCGATCTCGAACCGAGCTGGAATCTCACACCAGAATCCAGCACGCTTCGAACGAACCCGGAGGACGTCACAAGTGCAACATCTGCGACGAGGTCTGCCCGTCCGGGGCCAGTCTCGCCGAGCACAAGTTGCAGAAACACTGCAAGATTCGACTGAGCGACAGCTGCGTCGTCTGTCGCGGATGCTTGACTTCGGAATCGCAGTTCCTCGAACACGTGCAAAGGCACAGCCTCGAGAACGTGGATCCTCAGCAACGGCACGACGCTTCTCTTCCCCATTTACCCGCGGCCTGCGTCGTTTGCAGACAAACGCTCATCACCGATCTCGAGTGTCGTCTTCACGCCAGACACCATCTCCGAGGTTCCGCCGGATCCCGCAGCCTCGGATCCAGTCCCAATCCTAGCCAGAAGCCGATCCAGAACCCGATCCAGAACCCGAgctgctgtctctgtctgagagATTACCACGTGGACGAGTTGGTCAGTCTGCCTCCGAGCCACGTGACCGGAGGAGGACAGTCCCTGAGGGTCTGCAAGTCCTGTTACGTTCGTCACTCGCAAGGCCTGCCTATTCTGAATTCGCCTTACGAACCGACCAGGTTAAAATGGTCGTCGAGCAGCAAGGAACCGCCTCGAGGAGGAGAGGGCTCGAGAGACAAATGGGAAACGGACCGTAGAAACAACACCGAGGACAAAACGGACCGAACGAACGACGGTATTAGATGCGACGAGTGCGGCCTCAAGTTCGAGGACTCCGAACAAGCGGAGAAACACAAAATGCTCGAGCACGACAAGATCGGAGCTGCTTCGAACACCTACACCTGTATACAGTGTCAG ATGTCCTTTTCGACCGAGGCCAAGATACAGCAACACGTGAGAAAGGATCACCTCGAGTCGTCCGGGAAAACTTCCGTGGATGCTCTCAGGTGTCATTTGTGTCTGTTCGAGGCCAGCAGTCCGTTACAGTTACAGAGTCATTTGATAGAGCACACATTCGCCGGATGCGCCGCTCTCAGCTGCTACATTTGTCAATCTCTCTTCACTGCGCCAATCGGTCTTCAG AATCACATGCTGCAAGAACACGGTTTAGGTGCCCGCCCGTACGACTGTTCCAAGTGTCTCCTCAAGTTCTTCTTCAGAGCCGAGTTGGACCATCACGCGTTAACGTTCCATCGACCCGGAGACGCAACCGAAACCCTGCAGAACGCCAACGAAACGAAAAGGGACGCCGCTGCTACTGATGCTGTTGCTGTTGACCAGCAAAATTGCAAAGAGGAGATGATCACGGTAAAAGAGGAGCTACTCGCGGAAGCTGCGGAGGAAGACGAGGAAGAAATCAACGTGGAAGAGCAAGCGGAGCAGGACGCCTCGGGAACGTTCAAACGATCGGACGCggatcaaaaatttaaaacggAGATAGAGAGCGTCGATTCCGTTCAAGAGAAAATTCATTCGTGA
- the L gene encoding zinc finger protein Lobe isoform X1 — translation MSRRKQAKPRSLKRDEEWDEGNEPNVLELTEQDNETTGIKQDEEEEEEEEELQRAFGRHSEEFLPERRPSSVQGADLENQNSLDSGKIQAHKEPSQDDQHKSKEVLGTGSSSWQSEDAGANSRRGGETPSSCATPTSVSFPSEPEVDADVAANADGNNANAPYPCQFCDRTFPRLSYLKKHEQSHGDQMPYRCSWCARLFKHKRSRDRHVKLHTGDRRYRCTHCEAAFSRSDHLKIHMKTHDTQKPYQCTACSRGYNTAAALTSHMQSHKKHHQSQGTKKLQPQEADHGRRSVSSHSTSSPPVASSPSPSLNLAPNPKSGLKSSQGSCSTTPILTSPLKLACMYCTRDSFSCMQQLQMHVHTMHRAILNGESVATVSPSGNGSGEQLVGYHRADKSSSERLEGSGTSADHERKRGTTEKEQYENGPFACNRCTIKFSALASLRDHLLSIHGIDQYGSAALMMCPLCGIPCTSAAAYAEHYVLRHCENRRPLEARDYPETELNGGYDSNTGRSQKRREQTPTEPADLTNKHATETSYTAGTLLCGQCGAALKDFESFREHLARHLQADHRNDLRQHPCPKCDATFQDKEDMLVHLTNHYLGQVSKEYACGACNNLYPHPDLLQRHLLDSHAHHLYRCALCRDTFDTRVAIQVHFAVKHSQECRVYRCNACSTVPDLDNSPGNTTGEGKSFFRSESEMANHVRTVHAPATLSAGSPLATSPASTPGITAAAASSGPRCVFCGIFCGSELELQLHLASHSASLYRCPVCREGFAVEFLLDRHIAQAHRSGDHRATTRTASRENGRIGRSSRLQEESKSQKRGRSPASSNNNLPNQRDNNNKRANYVGPASQQCDLCERGEFANDAELQAHKKVAHSPAGKLQNKSLSNLSMSCAYCGEACRSRTELESHTRIQHASNEPGGRHKCNICDEVCPSGASLAEHKLQKHCKIRLSDSCVVCRGCLTSESQFLEHVQRHSLENVDPQQRHDASLPHLPAACVVCRQTLITDLECRLHARHHLRGSAGSRSLGSSPNPSQKPIQNPIQNPSCCLCLRDYHVDELVSLPPSHVTGGGQSLRVCKSCYVRHSQGLPILNSPYEPTRLKWSSSSKEPPRGGEGSRDKWETDRRNNTEDKTDRTNDGIRCDECGLKFEDSEQAEKHKMLEHDKIGAASNTYTCIQCQMSFSTEAKIQQHVRKDHLESSGKTSVDALRCHLCLFEASSPLQLQSHLIEHTFAGCAALSCYICQSLFTAPIGLQNHMLQEHGLGARPYDCSKCLLKFFFRAELDHHALTFHRPGDATETLQNANETKRDAAATDAVAVDQQNCKEEMITVKEELLAEAAEEDEEEINVEEQAEQDASGTFKRSDADQKFKTEIESVDSVQEKIHS, via the exons GAGACGAAGAGTGGGACGAGGGAAACGAGCCGAATGTCCTGGAGCTAACCGAACAGGATAACGAGACCACGGGAATTAAGC AGgatgaagaagaggaagaggaagaggaggaaCTGCAACGCGCGTTCGGTCGTCATTCCGAGG aatttttgccCGAAAGAAGACCATCGTCGGTTCAAGGGGCGGATTTGGAGAACCAAAACAGTCTCGACAGCG GGAAAATCCAGGCTCACAAGGAACCTTCCCAAGACGATCAACACAAATCAAAAG AAGTGTTGGGGACCGGCAGTTCGTCGTGGCAAAGCGAGGATGCCGGAGCGAACTCGCGACGCGGAGGAGAGACGCCGTCGTCTTGCGCGACACCAACGTCGGTCAGCTTTCCGTCGGAGCCCGAAGTCGACGCCGACGTCGCCGCGAACGCCGATGGAAACAACGCGAACGCGCCTTATCCTTGTCAGTTTTGCGATCGCACCTTTCCACGACTAAGTTACTTGAAAAAACACGAACAG AGTCACGGCGATCAGATGCCTTACAGATGCAGTTGGTGCGCCAGACTGTTCAAGCATAAACGCAGCAGAGATCGACACGTGAAACTTCATACCGGCGACCGAAGATATCGATGCACGCACTGCGAAGCTGCTTTCTCCAGGAG CGATCACCTCAAGATCCACATGAAAACGCACGATACCCAGAAGCCCTACCAGTGTACGGCCTGTTCGAGAGGTTACAATACAGCGGCAGCCTTGACATCCCATATGCAATCGCACAAGAAGCATCATCAGTCCCAGGGAACGAAGAAATTGCAACCGCAAGAGGCGGATCACGGACGAAGGAGCGTCTCCTCGCACAGTACGTCCTCGCCTCCGGTAGCGAGTTCTCCGTCGCCGTCCTTGAACCTTGCTCCGAATCCAAAGTCCGGATTGAAAAGCTCTCAGGGTAGCTGCTCGACCACCCCGATCTTAACCTCTCCTCTCAAGTTGGCCTGCATGTACTGTACCAGAGACTCGTTCAGCTGCATGCAGCAGCTTCAGATGCACGTGCACACGATGCATCGCGCGATCCTGAACGGCGAGAGCGTCGCGACCGTTTCCCCGTCGGGCAACGGAAGCGGCGAGCAACTGGTCGGTTATCACCGCGCGGACAAATCGTCCTCGGAGCGGCTCGAGGGATCCGGCACGTCCGCGGATCACGAAAGAAAGCGCGGCACGACGGAGAAGGAGCAGTACGAAAACGGTCCGTTCGCGTGCAATCGATGCACGATCAAGTTTTCCGCGTTGGCCTCGTTAAGGGATCATCTCCTCTCCATACACGGAATCGACCAATACGGCTCGGCTGCGTTGATGATGTGCCCGTTGTGCGGCATCCCGTGCACCTCCGCGGCCGCGTACGCGGAACACTACGTTCTGCGACACTGCGAAAATCGACGACCGTTGGAGGCTCGCGATTACCCGGAGACCGAGTTGAACGGCGGCTACGACTCGAACACCGGCAGGAGTCAGAAGCGCAGAGAACAAACACCGACCGAGCCGGCCGATCTGACCAACAAACACGCGACCGAGACCAGTTACACGGCTGGAACTCTGCTTTGCGGTCAGTGCGGCGCGGCTCTCAAGGACTTCGAGTCGTTCAGGGAACACCTGGCCAGACATCTCCAAGCCGATCACCGAAACGACCTCAGGCAGCATCCTTGCCCAAAGTGCGACGCCACTTTTCAGGACAAGGAGGACATGCTGGTCCATCTGACCAACCATTACCTAGGCCAGGTCAGCAAGGAGTACGCCTGCGGCGCCTGCAACAACCTCTATCCTCATCCCGATCTTCTGCAGAGACATCTGCTCGACAGCCACGCTCATCATCTCTACAGATGCGCCCTGTGCAGGGACACCTTCGACACCAGGGTTGCGATACAGGTTCACTTCGCGGTGAAACACAGTCAGGAGTGCCGAGTCTATCGGTGCAACGCCTGTTCGACCGTTCCCGACCTAGACAATTCGCCCGGAAACACGACCGGGGAGGGAAAGAGTTTCTTCAGAAGCGAATCCGAGATGGCCAACCACGTGAGAACCGTTCACGCGCCGGCCACGCTCTCCGCCGGCAGTCCTCTCGCTACCAGTCCAGCTTCGACTCCTGGAATCACCGCCGCTGCCGCCTCCTCGGGACCCAGATGCGTTTTCTGCGGGATTTTCTGCGGATCCGAACTCGAGCTCCAACTTCACTTGGCCAGCCATTCCGCTAGCCTCTACAGATGTCCAGTCTGCAGAGAGGGTTTCGCGGTCGAGTTCTTGCTCGACAGGCACATCGCCCAGGCGCATCGTTCCGGCGATCATCGAGCCACGACGAGGACCGCGTCCAGGGAAAACGGACGAATCGGCAGAAGCTCGAGATTGCAGGAAGAG AGTAAATCGCAGAAAAGAGGTCGTTCCCCGGCATCGAGCAACAACAACCTTCCGAACCAACGCGACAATAACAACAAACGCGCCAACTACGTCGGGCCAGCCTCCCAGCAGTGCGATCTATGCGAGAGAGGAGAGTTCGCGAACGATGCGGAACTTCAGGCTCACAAAAAGGTCGCTCACAGCCCTGCTGGGAAACTGCAGAACAAATCGTTGTCGAATCTCAGCATGAGCTGCGCCTATTGCGGAGAGGCGTGCCGATCTCGAACCGAGCTGGAATCTCACACCAGAATCCAGCACGCTTCGAACGAACCCGGAGGACGTCACAAGTGCAACATCTGCGACGAGGTCTGCCCGTCCGGGGCCAGTCTCGCCGAGCACAAGTTGCAGAAACACTGCAAGATTCGACTGAGCGACAGCTGCGTCGTCTGTCGCGGATGCTTGACTTCGGAATCGCAGTTCCTCGAACACGTGCAAAGGCACAGCCTCGAGAACGTGGATCCTCAGCAACGGCACGACGCTTCTCTTCCCCATTTACCCGCGGCCTGCGTCGTTTGCAGACAAACGCTCATCACCGATCTCGAGTGTCGTCTTCACGCCAGACACCATCTCCGAGGTTCCGCCGGATCCCGCAGCCTCGGATCCAGTCCCAATCCTAGCCAGAAGCCGATCCAGAACCCGATCCAGAACCCGAgctgctgtctctgtctgagagATTACCACGTGGACGAGTTGGTCAGTCTGCCTCCGAGCCACGTGACCGGAGGAGGACAGTCCCTGAGGGTCTGCAAGTCCTGTTACGTTCGTCACTCGCAAGGCCTGCCTATTCTGAATTCGCCTTACGAACCGACCAGGTTAAAATGGTCGTCGAGCAGCAAGGAACCGCCTCGAGGAGGAGAGGGCTCGAGAGACAAATGGGAAACGGACCGTAGAAACAACACCGAGGACAAAACGGACCGAACGAACGACGGTATTAGATGCGACGAGTGCGGCCTCAAGTTCGAGGACTCCGAACAAGCGGAGAAACACAAAATGCTCGAGCACGACAAGATCGGAGCTGCTTCGAACACCTACACCTGTATACAGTGTCAG ATGTCCTTTTCGACCGAGGCCAAGATACAGCAACACGTGAGAAAGGATCACCTCGAGTCGTCCGGGAAAACTTCCGTGGATGCTCTCAGGTGTCATTTGTGTCTGTTCGAGGCCAGCAGTCCGTTACAGTTACAGAGTCATTTGATAGAGCACACATTCGCCGGATGCGCCGCTCTCAGCTGCTACATTTGTCAATCTCTCTTCACTGCGCCAATCGGTCTTCAG AATCACATGCTGCAAGAACACGGTTTAGGTGCCCGCCCGTACGACTGTTCCAAGTGTCTCCTCAAGTTCTTCTTCAGAGCCGAGTTGGACCATCACGCGTTAACGTTCCATCGACCCGGAGACGCAACCGAAACCCTGCAGAACGCCAACGAAACGAAAAGGGACGCCGCTGCTACTGATGCTGTTGCTGTTGACCAGCAAAATTGCAAAGAGGAGATGATCACGGTAAAAGAGGAGCTACTCGCGGAAGCTGCGGAGGAAGACGAGGAAGAAATCAACGTGGAAGAGCAAGCGGAGCAGGACGCCTCGGGAACGTTCAAACGATCGGACGCggatcaaaaatttaaaacggAGATAGAGAGCGTCGATTCCGTTCAAGAGAAAATTCATTCGTGA